GTGTATCTGGCCAGGGAGCTGGAACCGCGCAGTATCACGGCCAACACGGTGGCGCGCGGTGCCATTGCCACTGGCTTTCCCGGAGGTGCGGTGCGCGATACGCCGGCCTACACCAAGGCCTTTGCCGACATGACCGCGTTGGGCCGGGTGGGCGTGCCGGACGACATCGGCCCGATGGTCGCCAGCCTGTTGAGCGAGGACAACCGCTGGGTCACCGGGCAGCGGATCGAGGTGTCTGGCGGCCAGACGATCTGAGCTGGCTGAGGCGGTGGAATCAGCATGTGTTTGTTCGACTGTTTCGTTGGTGCTCGCCAGTCGTTTCGATGGGAAGCGCCGCGCACGAGCGCGATAGTGCGTGAAGCCCGCGCACTGCGCGGGTCTGCAACCCCGGAAATTGTAGTCGGCGTATCCGAATGCAATCGCAATCGCTGACGTCATCGCACACCACGTAGAGCGCGCTTGCGCGCGATGAAGCTGTCCCGGTAACGCCCCATCGCGCGTAAGCGCGCTCCTACGACCGCCGACGCGTGTGGGAGTGTCGTGACATCAGACCAGCCACAACAGATTCGCCTGTTTGGCAGAGGTGTGTCGTATGCGTGATTGTGACCGCCATCCGTGACGGCGGCGCACACCACGTAGGAGCGCGCTCGCGCGCGATGAAGCTGTCCCGGTAACGCCCGATCGCGCGCAAGCGCGCTCCTAAGACCGCCGATGCGTGCGGAAGTGTCGTGACATCAGACCAGCCACAACAGATTCGCCTGTTTGGCAGAGGTGTCGTATGCGTGATTGTGACCGCCATCCGTGACGGCGGCACACAGCACGTAGGAGCGCGTTTGCGCGCGACGAAGCTGTTCCGGTAACACCCCATCGCGCGCAAGCGCGCGCCTACGACCGCCGATGCGTGCGGAAGTGTCGTGACATCAGACCAGCCACAACAGATTCGCCTGTTTGGCAGAGGCGTTGCACGCGTGACTGTGACTGCCATCCGTGACGGCGGCGCACATCATGTAAGAGCGCGCTTGCGCGCGATGAAGCTGTCGCGGTGACGTCCCATCGCGCGCAAGCGCGCTCCTACGGCCGCCGATGCGTGCGGGAGTGCCGTGAGATCAGACCAGACACAGAGGATTCGCCTGTTTGGCAGAGGTGTCGTATGCGTGACTGTAGCCGCCATCCGTGATGGCGGCAGACACCACGTAGGAGCGCGCTTGCGCGCGATGAAGCTGTCTCGGTGACGCCCCATCGCGCGCAAGCGCGCTCCTACGACCGCCGATACGTGCGTGAGTATCGTGACATCAGCCCAAGCACGGCAGATTCGCCTGTTTGATGGACGTGTTTCATGCGTGACTGTGACCGCCATCCGTGATGGCGGCGCGCATCAGGTAGGAGCGCGCTCGCGCGCGATGAAGCTGTCCCGGTAACGCCCCATCGCGCGCAAGCGCGCGCCTACCGAGGCCATGTGCGTGGCCAGCCGGTGCCGCGTTCAGCACCGGGCGCATGACCTCCGCCCAAGCCTGAGTAGACAGGTTGCGCAGACGGCCAGGCAGCGGAAACGCACCCGATCCAATGAACAGCGCTCATAAGCCCATGCGCTTTGGCCAGCTTTATCGCACTGGCCATCCTGCGTACGCTGCGCAGCCTGGCGTTGCCCTTGTTGAGGCTTGCAACGCTGCGTGCGTTGCGGCGTGGGCGCTATGCGCCAACCGTGACTTCTTCAGAACAATGCCTCACAGCGCAGCGTGTGCGCATGCCACAGCTCGGTGCTCCCACGCCGTCGATGTGCGGTGCTAAAGCGCAGTGGCGCTCTCCCGTTCCAGTCTTCAAAGGATCCTGCATGTCTTCCGCATCCACTGCTTCCGCCGCCGTGCGCGCTGCGCCCAGCGCCAGCCGCCAGACCTGGAGTGCGGTGGGCTCGTTGTCGTTGTGCGTAGCGTTGTTGATCGCCTCCGAGTTCATGCCGGTCAGCCTGCTCACGCCGATCGCGGCCGATCTGCATGCCACCGCCGGCATGGCCGGGCAGGCGATCTCCATCTCGGGGTTGTTTGCGGTGCTGGCCAGCCTGCTCATCGCGCCACTTACGTCGCGCTTCAATCGCCGGCATGTGCTGATCAGCCTGAGCGCGGTGATGTTGCTGTCATTGTTGCTGATCGCCAATGCGCATTCGTTCGGCATGTTGATGGCGGCGCGTGCGCTGCTGGGGATCACCATTGGTGGGTTCTGGGCGCTGGCCACCGCCACGGTGATGCGCATGATGCCGGAAGAGGCGGTACCCAAGGCGCTGGGCATCGTCTACATCGGCAACGCGGTGGCGACCGCATTTGCCGCTCCGTTGGGTAGCTATCTGGGCGCGGTGATCGGCTGGCGTGGCGTGTTCTGGGGCATGGTGCCGTTGGTGGCGCTGACCATCGCCTGGCAGTGGCACAGCCTGCCATCCTTGCCTGCGCAGGGCGGCACCTCGCTGGGCAGCATCGCCGCATTGCTCAAGCGTCGCTACGTGGCGCGCGCGATGCTGGCGATCATGTTGGGCTTTGCCGGTGCGTTCTCTGCGTTTACCTATTTCCGTCCGTTCCTGGAGAACGCCGCGCACGTGGATGTATCGCACTTGTCGTTGCTGCTGCTCGGGCTGGGCCTGGCCGGTTTTGCCGGCACCTATGCCGCCACGGCCCTGCTGCCGAAGCGCTTGTTCAGTCTGCTCACGGTGCTGCCGGTGGCGTTGGGCGT
The nucleotide sequence above comes from Xanthomonas campestris pv. campestris str. ATCC 33913. Encoded proteins:
- a CDS encoding SDR family oxidoreductase, with amino-acid sequence MRWCWDAVEILSVYLARELEPRSITANTVARGAIATGFPGGAVRDTPAYTKAFADMTALGRVGVPDDIGPMVASLLSEDNRWVTGQRIEVSGGQTI
- a CDS encoding MFS transporter, which produces MSSASTASAAVRAAPSASRQTWSAVGSLSLCVALLIASEFMPVSLLTPIAADLHATAGMAGQAISISGLFAVLASLLIAPLTSRFNRRHVLISLSAVMLLSLLLIANAHSFGMLMAARALLGITIGGFWALATATVMRMMPEEAVPKALGIVYIGNAVATAFAAPLGSYLGAVIGWRGVFWGMVPLVALTIAWQWHSLPSLPAQGGTSLGSIAALLKRRYVARAMLAIMLGFAGAFSAFTYFRPFLENAAHVDVSHLSLLLLGLGLAGFAGTYAATALLPKRLFSLLTVLPVALGVATLAMLLTSHLLWGVAIAMIAWGTLNSALPVAWSTWLSRCIKDAPEAGGGLMVAAIQLAIMLGGALGGVLLDHVSIAATFIGASVLLLAASLVAGNGARLQP